One part of the Arabidopsis thaliana chromosome 1 sequence genome encodes these proteins:
- a CDS encoding Acyl-CoA N-acyltransferases (NAT) superfamily protein, with amino-acid sequence MDPSPTESLQTWRTNETEGRESSVWRAMDLKKRRKILEKKKTIHDLIKRASSIDDPLSPFDSFRRYRRNDLSLYLESGRGDRLSSSVKHHIQKLLKTNMEGFYGSDWPIQAKVKRKEMSSADAHYIFVRELRFGKAYETSTQRTCMEGCNQIAGFVHYRFILEEEIPVLYVYEIQLESRVQGKGLGEFLMQLIELIASKNRMSAIVLTVLTSNALAMTFYMSKLGYRISSISPSKANLPTLSVKYEILCKTFDSEAKSVLEVCPFAAPLTFMTKLLI; translated from the exons ATGGATCCGTCTCCTACCGAATCACTTCAGACGTGGAGAACGAACGAGACAGAGGGAAGAGAATCATCGGTGTGGCGAGCAATGGATTTGAAGAAACGGcgaaag attttggagaagaaaaagacgaTTCATGACCTTATAAAAAGAGCTTCTTCCATTGACGATCCTCTTTCTCCGTTTGATTCTTTCCGCCGTTACCGAAGAAACG ACTTATCTTTGTACCTGGAATCTGGCCGTGGAGATAGACTTTCCTCGTCTGTGAAACATCACATTCAAAAACTCTTGAAG ACGAACATGGAAGGGTTCTATGGGTCTGATTGGCCTATACAAGCAAAGGTGAAGCGTAAGGAGATGTCTTCCGCTGATGCACATTATATCTTTGTGCGTGAGCTGCGTTTTGGTAAAGCCTATGAGACATCTACTCAAAGAACTTGCATGGAAGGGTGTAATCAGATAGCTGGATTTGTGCATTACCGGTTTATTTTAGAGGAAGAGATACCTGTCCTTTATGTGTATGAAATACAGCTGGAATCCCGGGTTCAAGGAAAGGGACTAGGAGAATTTTTAATGCAGTTGATTGAGCTCATTGCTTCTAAG AATCGGATGAGTGCGATCGTGCTAACTGTTCTAACATCTAATGCATTGGCAATGACTTTCTACATGAGCAAGTTAGG ATACAGAATATCAAGCATTTCTCCCTCAAAAGCTAATCTTCCG ACTCTCTCGGTGAAGTATGAGATACTTTGCAAAACTTTTGATTCCGAAGCTAAATCTGTGTTGGAGGTTTGCCCTTTCGCTGCACCACTCACATTTATGACAAAACTGCTGATCTAA
- a CDS encoding basal transcription factor complex subunit-like protein (basal transcription factor complex subunit-related; FUNCTIONS IN: general RNA polymerase II transcription factor activity; INVOLVED IN: DNA repair, regulation of transcription, DNA-dependent; LOCATED IN: core TFIIH complex; EXPRESSED IN: 17 plant structures; EXPRESSED DURING: 9 growth stages; CONTAINS InterPro DOMAIN/s: Transcription factor Tfb4 (InterPro:IPR004600); Has 359 Blast hits to 354 proteins in 179 species: Archae - 0; Bacteria - 0; Metazoa - 118; Fungi - 143; Plants - 47; Viruses - 0; Other Eukaryotes - 51 (source: NCBI BLink).), whose protein sequence is MPAIASKQYSDDVSLLVLLLDTNPLFWSTTSITFSQFLSHVLAFLNAVLGLNQLNQVVVIATGYSSCDYIYDSSLTSNHGNFESNGTGMPAIFGSLLKKLEEFVTKDEELSKEEVSEDRIPSCLLSGSLSMALCYIQRVFRSGHLHPQPRILCLQGSPDGPEQYVAVMNSIFSAQRLMVPIDSCYIGVQNSAFLQQASYITGGVHHTPKQLDGLFQYLTTIFATDLHSRGFVQLPKPIGVDFRASCFCHKKTIDMGYICSVCLSIFCEHHKKCSTCGSVFGQSKLDDASSASDKKRKAPST, encoded by the exons ATGCCTGCCATTGCTTCTAAGCAGTATTCAG ACGATGTTAGTCTTCTAGTTTTGTTGCTTGATACGAATCCTCTTTTCTGGAGCACTACATCGATTACCTTCTCTCAGTTCCTTTCTCAT GTGCTTGCGTTTCTTAATGCGGTTTTGGGGTTAAATCAGTTGAACCAAGTTGTAGTTATAGCTACTGGATACAGTTCTTGTGATTACATTTATGATTCGTCTTTGACATCAAATCATGGAAATTTCGAGAGCAATGGAACTGGAATGCCTGCAATTTTTGGTTCTTTGCTTAAGAAATTGGAAGAGTTTGTTACCAAAGATGAGGAGCTCAGCAAGGAGGAAGTGTCTGAGGATAGAATACCTTCTTGTCTCTTGTCAGGATCACTCTCCATGGCTCTTTGCT ATATACAGAGGGTTTTCCGTTCTGGACATCTTCATCCCCAGCCTCGG ATTTTATGCTTGCAAGGTTCCCCAGATGGCCCGGAACA GTATGTTGCTGTTATGAACTCTATCTTCTCTGCCCAACGCTTGATG GTTCCCATTGATTCGTGTTACATAGGTGTACAGAACTCAGCATTTTTGCAGCAG GCATCTTATATAACTGGTGGTGTACATCATACACCTAAACAGTTGGATGGGCTATTTCAATATCTAACG ACAATCTTTGCAACCGATTTGCACTCCCGCGGTTTTGTACAACTTCCTAAACCCATAGGTGTAGATTTTCGCGCATC GTGCTTTTGCCACAAGAAGACAATAGATATGGGCTACATATGCTCAGTGTGTCTGTCCATTTTCTGTGAGCATCACAAGAAATGTTCAACCTGCGG GTCTGTATTTGGTCAGTCTAAACTTGATGATGCTTCATCTGCCTCtgataagaagagaaaagctCCTAGTACCTAA
- the MKK7 gene encoding MAP kinase kinase 7 (MAP kinase kinase 7 (MKK7); CONTAINS InterPro DOMAIN/s: Protein kinase, ATP binding site (InterPro:IPR017441), Protein kinase, catalytic domain (InterPro:IPR000719), Serine/threonine-protein kinase domain (InterPro:IPR002290), Serine/threonine-protein kinase-like domain (InterPro:IPR017442), Protein kinase-like domain (InterPro:IPR011009), Serine/threonine-protein kinase, active site (InterPro:IPR008271); BEST Arabidopsis thaliana protein match is: MAP kinase kinase 9 (TAIR:AT1G73500.1); Has 127926 Blast hits to 126631 proteins in 4862 species: Archae - 158; Bacteria - 14837; Metazoa - 47772; Fungi - 12215; Plants - 31900; Viruses - 488; Other Eukaryotes - 20556 (source: NCBI BLink).): MALVRKRRQINLRLPVPPLSVHLPWFSFASSTAPVINNGISASDVEKLHVLGRGSSGIVYKVHHKTTGEIYALKSVNGDMSPAFTRQLAREMEILRRTDSPYVVRCQGIFEKPIVGEVSILMEYMDGGNLESLRGAVTEKQLAGFSRQILKGLSYLHSLKIVHRDIKPANLLLNSRNEVKIADFGVSKIITRSLDYCNSYVGTCAYMSPERFDSAAGENSDVYAGDIWSFGVMILELFVGHFPLLPQGQRPDWATLMCVVCFGEPPRAPEGCSDEFRSFVDCCLRKESSERWTASQLLGHPFLRESL, from the coding sequence ATGGCTCTTGTTCGTAAACGCCGTCAAATCAACCTCCGTCTCCCTGTCCCACCGCTCTCTGTTCACCTCCCCTGGTTCTCCTTTGCCTCATCCACCGCCCCCGTCATCAACAACGGAATCTCAGCTTCCGATGTCGAGAAACTCCACGTTCTCGGAAGAGGAAGCAGCGGGATCGTATACAAAGTCCACCACAAAACCACGGGGGAGATATACGCTCTGAAATCAGTCAACGGCGACATGAGTCCTGCTTTCACAAGACAATTAGCGCGCGAGATGGAGATCCTCCGTCGCACGGATTCTCCTTATGTCGTCAGGTGTCAAGGGATCTTCGAGAAACCAATCGTCGGAGAGGTTTCGATCCTCATGGAGTATATGGACGGTGGAAACCTAGAATCTCTCCGCGGCGCCGTTACGGAGAAACAACTAGCGGGATTTTCCCGCCAGATTTTGAAAGGTTTAAGTTATCTCCACTCACTCAAGATCGTTCACAGAGACATCAAACCTGCGAATCTACTCTTAAACTCGAGAAACGAAGTTAAAATCGCTGATTTTGGAGTGAGCAAAATCATTACCCGATCGTTAGATTACTGCAATTCCTACGTCGGCACTTGCGCTTACATGAGCCCGGAGAGATTTGACTCTGCCGCCGGAGAAAACTCCGATGTTTACGCAGGCGATATCTGGAGTTTCGGAGTGATGATACTTGAGCTCTTCGTCGGACATTTTCCGTTGCTTCCTCAGGGACAGAGACCTGACTGGGCGACGTTAATGTGCGTCGTGTGCTTTGGAGAACCACCGCGTGCGCCGGAAGGATGTTCCGACGAGTTTAGGAGTTTTGTTGACTGTTGTCTCCGTAAAGAATCGAGTGAGAGGTGGACGGCGTCGCAGCTTCTCGGTCACCCTTTTCTCCGTGAAAGTCTTTAG
- a CDS encoding alpha/beta-Hydrolases superfamily protein (alpha/beta-Hydrolases superfamily protein; FUNCTIONS IN: hydrolase activity; LOCATED IN: chloroplast; EXPRESSED IN: 22 plant structures; EXPRESSED DURING: 13 growth stages; BEST Arabidopsis thaliana protein match is: alpha/beta-Hydrolases superfamily protein (TAIR:AT1G73480.1); Has 6456 Blast hits to 6448 proteins in 1759 species: Archae - 38; Bacteria - 4736; Metazoa - 147; Fungi - 149; Plants - 444; Viruses - 63; Other Eukaryotes - 879 (source: NCBI BLink).): MICSSKGTVVIATRSSFPRLLNRIQNRNDVPISVIATRRSSMSVEAFPMRLKSSQKKRKMNIGCGVSPSSPTTTVVDEEVAIRRKLAMRRVLEDNGGDGSSVRDFSLFTTKRGDTLFTQSWTPVDSAKNRGLVVLLHGLNEHSGRYSDFAKQLNVNGFKVYGIDWIGHGGSDGLHAYVPSLDYAVADLKSFIEKVIAENPGLPCFCIGHSTGGAIILKAMLDAKIEARVSGIVLTSPAVGVQPTYPIFGVIAPFLSFLIPRYQLSAAKKKIMPVSRDPEALLAKYSDPLVYTGFIRARTGNEILRLGAHLLQNLNRIKVPFLVMHGTADTVTDPKGTQKLYNEASSSDKSIKLYDGLLHDLLFEPERETIAGVILDWLNRRV, translated from the exons atgATCTGTTCAAGTAAAGGAACGGTCGTAATTGCTACTAGAAGCTCATTTCCCAGATTACTAAACCGGATTCAAAATCGAAATGATGTTCCGATTAGTGTCATAGCTACTCGACGATCATCAATGTCGGTGGAGGCGTTTCCGATGAGGTTAAAATCATcacagaagaagaggaagatgaacaTTGGTTGCGGTGTTTCCCCTTCTTCGCCGACGACGACGGTGGTAGATGAGGAAGTAGCCATTAGGCGGAAATTGGCAATGAGACGGGTTTTGGAGGATAACGGTGGCGATGGAAGCTCCGTCAGAGATTTCTCGCTATTCACGACCAAGAGAGGTGACACGTTGTTCACTCAGTCATGGACTCCTGTTGACTCCGCTAAGAACAG GGGACTTGTTGTTCTGCTTCATGGTCTGAACGAACACAG TGGCAGGTATAGTGATTTTGCAAAGCAGCTAAATGTAAATGGATTCAAGGTCTATGGAATAGATTGGATCG GTCATGGTGGAAGCGATGGACTTCATGCTTACGTTCCTTCTCTTGATTATGCTGTCGCTGATTTg AAATCGTTTATTGAGAAGGTAATTGCGGAAAACCCGGGATTGCCCTGTTTCTGCATTGGCCACTCAACAGGAGGAGCCATCATCTTAAag GCTATGCTAGATGCAAAGATTGAAGCTCGAGTTTCAGGGATTGTGCTAACTTCACCCGCAGTTGGAGTCCAACCAACTTATCCTATCTTCGGC GTAATTGCACCATTCCTCTCGTTCCTCATACCGAGATATCAGTTAAGTGCTgcgaaaaagaaaataatgcCGGTTTCTCGTGACCCGGAAGCTCTATTGGCTAAATACTCTGACCCGCTAGTCTACACTGGATTTATCCGAGCAAGAACCGGTAACGAGATCCTTAGACTTGGTGCTCATTTACTGCAGAATCTGAACAGAATCAAGGTTCCGTTTCTTGTGATGCACGGCACAGCTGATACAGTTACTGATCCTAAAGGTACTCAGAAGCTATACAATGAGGCTTCCTCATCCGATAAGTCGATCAAGCTGTACGACGGGTTGTTACACGATCTGCTCTTTGAACCAGAACGGGAAACTATAGCTGGAGTCATATTGGATTGGCTAAACCGGCGGGTTTAA
- the HIK gene encoding ATP binding microtubule motor family protein (HINKEL (HIK); FUNCTIONS IN: microtubule motor activity, ATP binding; INVOLVED IN: response to cyclopentenone, cellularization of the embryo sac, gametophyte development, pollen development, cytokinesis; LOCATED IN: chloroplast; EXPRESSED IN: 22 plant structures; EXPRESSED DURING: 13 growth stages; CONTAINS InterPro DOMAIN/s: Protein of unknown function DUF3490 (InterPro:IPR021881), Kinesin, motor region, conserved site (InterPro:IPR019821), Kinesin, motor domain (InterPro:IPR001752); BEST Arabidopsis thaliana protein match is: ATP binding microtubule motor family protein (TAIR:AT3G43210.1); Has 14045 Blast hits to 12964 proteins in 525 species: Archae - 35; Bacteria - 375; Metazoa - 6535; Fungi - 1633; Plants - 1984; Viruses - 5; Other Eukaryotes - 3478 (source: NCBI BLink).): MTIKTPGTPVSKMDRTPAVTPGGSSRSREEKIVVTVRLRPMNKRELLAKDQVAWECVNDHTIVSKPQVQERLHHQSSFTFDKVFGPESLTENVYEDGVKNVALSALMGINATIFAYGQTSSGKTYTMRGVTEKAVNDIYNHIIKTPERDFTIKISGLEIYNENVRDLLNSDSGRALKLLDDPEKGTVVEKLVEETANNDNHLRHLISICEAQRQVGETALNDTSSRSHQIIRLTIQSTHRENSDCVRSYMASLNFVDLAGSERASQSQADGTRLREGCHINLSLMTLTTVIRKLSVGKRSGHIPYRDSKLTRILQHSLGGNARTAIICTLSPALAHVEQSRNTLYFANRAKEVTNNAHVNMVVSDKQLVKHLQKEVARLEAERRTPGPSTEKDFKIQQMEMEIGELRRQRDDAQIQLEELRQKLQGDQQQNKGLNPFESPDPPVRKCLSYSVAVTPSSENKTLNRNERARKTTMRQSMIRQSSTAPFTLMHEIRKLEHLQEQLGEEATKALEVLQKEVACHRLGNQDAAQTIAKLQAEIREMRTVKPSAMLKEVGDVIAPNKSVSANLKEEITRLHSQGSTIANLEEQLESVQKSIDKLVMSLPSNISAGDETPKTKNHHHQSKKKKLLPLTPSSASNRQNFLKSPCSPLSASRQVLDCDAENKAPQENNSSAARGATTPQGSEKETPQKGEESGDVSSREGTPGYRRSSSVNMKKMQQMFQNAAEENVRSIRAYVTELKERVAKLQYQKQLLVCQVLELEANDGAGYSVENEENTIMEDEEQNQVAWHITFIEERQQIIELWHVCHVSIIHRTQFYLLFKGDQADQIYMEVELRRLTWLEQHLAEVGNATPARNCDESVVSLSSSIKALRREREFLAKRVNSRLTPEEREELYMKWDVPLEGKQRKLQFVNKLWTDPYDSRHVQESAEIVAKLVGFCESGNISKEMFELNFAVPSDKRQWNIGWDNISNLLHL, translated from the exons ATGACTATAAAAACACCGGGAACTCCGGTTTCGAAGATGGACAGAACACCAGCTGTAACACCAGGTGGAAGCTCAAGATCCAGGGAAGAGAAGATTGTTGTTACTGTAAGGTTAAGGCCAATGAATAAGAGAGAACTGTTAGCTAAAGACCAAGTTGCTTGGGAATGTGTAAATGACCACACCATTGTGTCTAAACCACAAGTTCAAGAACGTTTGCATCATCAGTCCTCATTTACATTTG ATAAAGTTTTTGGACCAGAGAGTTTAACAGAGAATGTGTATGAAGATGGTGTTAAGAATGTTGCATTGTCTGCTTTGATGGGCATAAATG CAACAATATTTGCATATGGACAAACAAGCAGTGGAAAGACATATACCATGAGAGGAGTAACGGAGAAAGCTGTCAATGATATTTACAATCACATAATTAAG ACCCCTGAAAGAGATTTTACTATCAAGATTTCTGGTCTggaaatatataatgaaaatgtcAGAGATCTGCTCAATTCAGATTCGGGACGTGCCCTTAAACTCCTTGATGATCCAGAG AAAGGTACTGTGGTTGAAAAACTGGTTGAAGAAACAGCTAATAACGATAACCATTTGCGGCATCTGATTAGCATTTGTGAAG CTCAAAGACAAGTTGGAGAAACTGCTTTGAATGATACTAGCTCGCGGTCACACCAAATAATCAGACTG ACAATACAAAGTACTCACCGCGAAAATTCAGATTGTGTGAGGTCATATATGGCTAGTCTG AACTTTGTGGACTTAGCAGGAAGCGAAAGAGCATCACAATCGCAGGCAGATGGAACGAGACTCAGGGAAGGTTGTCATATCAATCTAAGTCTAATGACACTTACAACTGTCATAAGGAAATTAAG TGTGGGGAAAAGAAGCGGCCATATACCTTACAGAGACTCCAAGCTTACTAGGATTTTACAGCATTCACTAGGTGGGAATGCTCGAACAGCCATTATATGTACATTGAGTCCAGCTTTGGCTCATGTTGAACAATCAAGAAATACTCTATACTTCGCCAACCGAGCCAAGGAAGTTACAAACAATGCCCACGTGAACATG GTTGTCTCTGATAAGCAACTAGTGAAACATCTTCAGAAAGAAGTGGCTAGATTGGAGGCCGAGCGTCGCACCCCTGGTCCATCGACAGAAAAGGATTTCAAGATCCAGCAG ATGGAAATGGAAATCGGAGAGCTTAGAAGACAAAGAGATGATGCACAAATTCAACTTGAGGAGTTACGCCAAAAGCTTCAAGGGGATCAGCAACAAAATAAG GGCTTAAATCCTTTTGAATCTCCAGACCCACCGGTCAGAAAATGTCTTTCCTATTCTGTTGCCGTAACGCCTAGCTCGGAGAACAAAACGCTAAACCGGAATGAGAGAGCAAGAAAGACTACGATGCGCCAATCTATGATACGGCAATCATCAACTGCTCCATTTACATTGATGCATGAAATCCGCAAACTCGAACACCTTCAAGAACAGTTAGGGGAGGAAGCAACGAAAGCCCTTGAAGTGTTACAAAAGGAAGTAGCTTGCCATAGACTAGGGAATCAAGATGCAGCTCAGACGATAGCTAAGCTTCAAGCAGAGATAAGGGAAATGCGTACTGTTAAACCATCTGCAATGCTTAAAGAGGTTGGAGATGTCATAGCTCCTAACAAGAGCGTAAGTGCCAATCTCAAGGAAGAGATAACAAGGCTCCATTCACAAGGAAGCACCATTGCGAATCTAGAGGAGCAACTTGAGAGCGTTCAGAAGTCAATAGATAAGTTGGTGATGTCTCTTCCGAGCAATATCAGTGCTGGAGATGAGACTCCAAAGAcaaagaatcatcatcatcaatcaaagaagaagaagcttcttccTCTGACACCAAGCAGCGCATCCAACCGCCAGAACTTCTTGAAATCTCCATGCTCTCCGCTTTCAGCTTCTAGGCAAGTCTTGGATTGTGATGCTGAGAACAAAGCTCCTCAAGAAAACAACAGTTCTGCAGCTAGAGGGGCGACGACACCACAGGGGTCTGAGAAAGAGACTCCAcagaaaggagaagaaagcgGAGATGTCTCGTCAAGAGAAGGTACTCCAGGCTACAGAAGATCAAGCTCAGTGAACATGAAGAAAATGCAGCAAATGTTTCAAAACGCAGCAGAGGAGAATGTAAGAAGCATAAGAGCATACGTAACCGAACTCAAAGAACGAGTAGCTAAACTACAGTACCAGAAACAACTTCTCGTTTGTCAG GTGCTTGAGTTGGAAGCAAATGATGGAGCTGGATATAGTGTAGAGAACGAGGAGAACACGATAATGGAAGATGAAGAGCAGAATCAAGTGGCGTGGCATATAACTTTCATAGAGGAAAGACAACAGATCATAGAGCTGTGGCATGTCTGCCATGTCTCCATAATCCACAGGACACAATTCTACCTACTGTTCAAAGGTGACCAAGCCGATCAAATCTACATGGAAGTCGAGCTAAGACGGTTAACTTGGTTAGAACAACATCTAGCAGAAGTAGGAAACGCAACTCCAGCTCGAAACTGCGATGAATCTGTGGTTTCTCTATCATCAAG TATAAAAGCATTGAGAAGAGAGCGAGAGTTTTTGGCGAAAAGGGTTAACTCGAGATTGACGCCTGAGGAGAGAGAGGAGCTGTATATGAAATGGGATGTGCCATTGGAAgggaaacagaggaaacttCAGTTCGTGAACAAGCTATGGACTGATCCTTATGATTCAAGGCACGTGCAAGAGAGTGCAGAGATAGTTGCGAAGCTAGTTGGATTCTGTGAAAGTGGCAACATCTCTAAAGAGATGTTTGAGCTCAATTTCGCAGTGCCTTCAGATAAAAGACAGTGGAACATTGGTTGGGACAACATCTCTAATCTTCTTCACCTATGA